Proteins found in one Arthrobacter pascens genomic segment:
- a CDS encoding VOC family protein, translating into MRMDHVSYACEHDGLAATTERISSALGVEAVKGGVHPRFGTRNMIIPLAGHKYLEVVEVLDHPASDKAPFGQAVRARSAAGGGWMGWCVEVEDLAPFEQRLGRAAVNGNRKFPDGRELVWKQIGILGLIADPQVPYMLKWEGDPALHPSNAYESNVKMSCLTIAGSAERVTEWLGEPVEKPLEDVAVDWVAPHGTPGILSVTFETATGAVTI; encoded by the coding sequence ATGCGCATGGATCACGTCTCTTACGCCTGTGAACACGATGGCCTGGCAGCCACGACCGAACGTATTTCGTCCGCCCTCGGCGTTGAAGCCGTGAAGGGCGGAGTGCACCCCCGTTTCGGAACCCGGAACATGATCATCCCGCTCGCCGGCCACAAATATCTTGAAGTAGTGGAGGTGCTTGACCACCCCGCATCGGACAAGGCCCCGTTCGGACAGGCTGTCCGGGCACGGTCCGCGGCCGGCGGAGGCTGGATGGGCTGGTGCGTCGAAGTGGAGGACCTCGCCCCCTTCGAACAGCGACTGGGACGGGCCGCCGTCAATGGCAACCGCAAATTCCCGGACGGCCGCGAACTGGTCTGGAAGCAGATCGGCATCCTGGGCCTCATCGCCGACCCCCAGGTTCCGTACATGCTCAAGTGGGAAGGCGATCCCGCCCTCCACCCGTCCAACGCCTATGAAAGCAACGTCAAGATGTCCTGCCTGACCATTGCAGGTTCGGCGGAGCGGGTCACCGAGTGGCTCGGCGAGCCCGTCGAGAAACCCCTCGAGGATGTGGCAGTTGACTGGGTGGCTCCGCACGGAACCCCCGGCATCCTGTCCGTCACCTTCGAAACCGCTACCGGAGCAGTCACCATCTGA
- a CDS encoding CPBP family intramembrane glutamic endopeptidase, producing MLVPSRRRLRIEVWIVLGLSLGQSAVYSVVQLLDKMTRAPLAEGTSTLNRSQSTREYFDLTYQLLDIVFALVPVLLVIYFLTDQRQSSTGAGLHGGSAFRKLGFDFARPGRDLLQGLGLAAVIGIPSLGLYAAGRALGITTAIIPSALDAYWWTVPVLILSAVRHAVVEEVIVVGYLLDRFGKFGWSMPLAIFISSMLRGSYHLYQGFGPFIGNAVMGVVFAWLYTRTKRVMPLVIAHALLDIVAFVGFSLFGKAVGLG from the coding sequence ATGTTGGTTCCCTCACGCCGTCGCCTGCGGATTGAAGTCTGGATTGTGCTGGGACTGTCCCTGGGGCAGTCCGCGGTCTACTCGGTGGTGCAGCTGCTGGATAAGATGACCCGCGCCCCGCTGGCGGAGGGCACGTCCACCCTCAACCGCTCGCAGAGCACCCGCGAATATTTTGACCTCACCTACCAGTTGCTGGACATCGTCTTCGCCCTGGTGCCGGTGCTGCTGGTGATCTACTTCCTCACGGACCAGCGGCAGTCGAGCACCGGAGCCGGGCTCCACGGCGGCTCGGCCTTCCGGAAGCTGGGGTTCGACTTCGCCCGGCCCGGCCGGGACCTGTTGCAGGGCCTCGGCCTCGCAGCGGTGATCGGGATTCCGTCCCTGGGCCTGTACGCGGCCGGCCGGGCCTTGGGAATCACCACCGCCATTATCCCCAGCGCACTCGATGCCTACTGGTGGACCGTTCCTGTGCTGATCCTGTCCGCAGTGCGTCACGCCGTGGTGGAGGAGGTCATTGTGGTGGGCTACCTCCTGGACCGCTTCGGGAAGTTCGGCTGGAGCATGCCCCTGGCCATCTTCATCAGCTCGATGCTGCGGGGCAGCTACCACCTCTACCAAGGATTCGGACCATTCATCGGCAATGCCGTGATGGGCGTGGTTTTCGCCTGGCTCTACACCAGGACCAAGCGGGTGATGCCGCTGGTCATTGCCCATGCCCTGCTGGACATCGTGGCCTTCGTCGGCTTCAGCCTCTTCGGCAAGGCTGTGGGCCTGGGCTGA
- a CDS encoding MMPL family transporter, with the protein MERNDTLGRLGEAVTRRPKRVLLIGALFLVVAGVLAAGTLPQLQLARFETPGSPAVLAQEELAGLGSGPPNVTVLVTARDGDVDQAEVAEAAGEVEAALAAEPGIEDVFSYWSADDWEVLRSGDGSQALIVARAAGDPTEARALVGELSAEWSGDRGPVTVAFGGQEEVFRQVSDEARRGFGLAEAIVLPGVFLLLVLVFRRVVPAALILALGIVTIIGSMGALRVVAALTDVSTFAANLVLVMAIALGVDYGLFVIARHAEGRAAGLSPARAAADAVRGAGMTVLVSGAAVSASLLGLLLLPFPFLRSFAYAGVAVVATATLGAVVVLPAVLALMGERLDLSRAALPTTPTGWFERVARRTMRRPVVYTALAGVFVLALGAPLLGLRVGPPDDRILPAETTSRQVQDTIRADFDSEVADSLFALPSSGVAWTAEQSAGFAKALSAVDGVAEAHGGGERYVDGAAAGPSPETFAAPIVVVPTSDRLDADPYGLVSDVRTAADAWGAGAGQGAQAVVGGYPAVLDDYRSALVERLPWVFLVVLLVSTLVLMLSVRSIVLPLKAAVLNLLSLSVLGGVLVWVFQQGNLSTLLGFTATGTLDLSIPILMFCVTFGLSMDYEVLLLSRILQEHDAGRRLEDAVARGLQMSAPLVTTAAGILGLSFLVYLTSGVVYLKMVGLGMALVVLVDATIVRLVLLPASVKLLGEANWWAPRWLRAPEGRQRARRQVAPVTVPEQTPV; encoded by the coding sequence ATGGAACGGAACGACACGCTCGGCAGGCTCGGCGAGGCCGTCACCCGGCGACCGAAGCGGGTTCTGCTCATCGGCGCCCTCTTCCTCGTGGTCGCCGGGGTCCTCGCCGCGGGCACCCTCCCGCAGCTCCAGCTCGCCCGCTTCGAGACCCCCGGGTCGCCCGCGGTGCTCGCCCAGGAAGAGCTCGCGGGCCTCGGCAGCGGCCCGCCCAACGTCACCGTGCTGGTCACGGCACGCGACGGCGACGTCGACCAGGCCGAGGTCGCCGAGGCGGCCGGCGAGGTCGAGGCGGCGCTCGCCGCCGAGCCGGGCATCGAGGACGTCTTCTCTTACTGGTCGGCCGACGACTGGGAGGTGCTCCGCAGTGGCGACGGGAGTCAGGCGCTGATCGTCGCGCGGGCCGCAGGCGACCCCACCGAGGCGCGCGCGCTCGTGGGCGAACTGTCCGCGGAGTGGTCCGGTGACCGCGGACCCGTCACAGTCGCGTTCGGCGGGCAGGAAGAGGTGTTCCGCCAGGTCTCGGACGAGGCGCGACGGGGCTTCGGCCTCGCCGAGGCGATTGTGCTGCCCGGCGTGTTCCTGCTGCTTGTCCTCGTGTTCCGTCGGGTCGTCCCCGCGGCGCTGATCCTCGCCCTGGGCATCGTCACGATCATCGGGTCGATGGGTGCGCTACGGGTGGTCGCCGCGCTGACGGACGTCTCGACGTTCGCGGCGAACCTCGTGCTCGTCATGGCGATAGCCCTGGGCGTCGACTACGGCCTGTTCGTCATCGCCCGGCACGCGGAGGGACGCGCGGCGGGCCTTTCGCCCGCGCGGGCCGCGGCCGACGCGGTGCGGGGCGCCGGTATGACGGTGCTCGTGAGCGGCGCCGCGGTGTCCGCGTCGCTGCTCGGACTCCTGCTCCTCCCGTTCCCGTTCCTGCGCTCGTTCGCGTACGCCGGCGTGGCCGTCGTCGCGACGGCGACCCTCGGCGCCGTCGTCGTCCTGCCTGCCGTGCTGGCGCTGATGGGGGAGCGGCTCGACCTGTCGCGCGCTGCCCTGCCGACCACGCCGACCGGCTGGTTCGAGCGCGTCGCGCGGCGGACCATGCGGCGCCCCGTCGTGTACACGGCGCTGGCCGGCGTGTTCGTCCTCGCGCTGGGGGCGCCGCTGCTCGGGCTGCGGGTCGGCCCGCCGGACGACCGGATCCTGCCCGCTGAGACGACCAGCCGGCAGGTCCAGGACACCATCCGGGCCGACTTCGACAGCGAGGTGGCCGACAGCCTCTTTGCCCTCCCGAGCTCGGGTGTCGCCTGGACGGCGGAGCAGTCAGCCGGGTTCGCTAAGGCGCTCTCCGCGGTCGACGGCGTCGCCGAGGCTCACGGCGGGGGCGAGCGGTACGTCGACGGCGCTGCGGCAGGTCCGTCGCCCGAGACGTTCGCGGCGCCGATCGTCGTCGTCCCGACGTCGGACCGCCTGGACGCCGATCCGTACGGGCTGGTCTCCGACGTGCGCACCGCGGCCGACGCCTGGGGTGCGGGTGCCGGCCAGGGCGCCCAGGCCGTCGTCGGCGGGTATCCCGCCGTGCTCGACGACTACCGCTCGGCGCTCGTCGAGCGGCTGCCGTGGGTGTTCCTCGTCGTCCTACTAGTGAGCACGCTCGTGCTCATGCTGTCGGTGCGCAGCATCGTGCTGCCGCTCAAGGCGGCGGTGCTCAACCTGCTCAGCCTGTCGGTCCTCGGCGGGGTGCTCGTCTGGGTCTTCCAGCAGGGGAACCTGAGCACTCTGCTCGGGTTCACCGCGACAGGAACCCTCGACCTGTCCATCCCGATCCTCATGTTCTGCGTGACGTTCGGGCTCTCCATGGACTACGAAGTGCTGCTGCTGTCGCGCATCCTCCAGGAGCACGACGCCGGCCGCCGGCTCGAGGACGCCGTCGCGCGCGGCCTGCAGATGTCGGCCCCGCTCGTTACGACGGCCGCGGGCATCCTCGGCCTGTCGTTCCTCGTGTACCTCACGTCGGGGGTCGTCTACCTCAAGATGGTCGGCCTCGGCATGGCGCTCGTGGTCCTCGTCGACGCGACGATCGTCCGGCTCGTGCTGCTCCCGGCGAGCGTGAAGCTCCTAGGCGAGGCGAACTGGTGGGCGCCGCGCTGGCTGCGGGCGCCGGAGGGGCGCCAGAGGGCGCGACGGCAGGTGGCGCCCGTGACGGTGCCGGAGCAGACGCCCGTGTAG
- a CDS encoding NAD-dependent epimerase/dehydratase family protein encodes MNDPVLVTGATGLLGSSVVRRLVEHGRPVTVLTRDGERAARLLPPEVRVVVGDTVDPDVWDKVLPDVRSVVHAAAYFREFYLPGADPRLLYETNVTALGRLLAVAERHDIRTVVHVSSTAALAKGEVSAPADEQSPPPADAVNGYAASKVAAEAVVQAHVAHGRGPSVPLVLPGWMWGPGDSGPTSSGRLFLSIARGELPVLPDVGNSMVDARDVAEICVRVLDMGVSGRRYVAAGRWERLRDLAAVIASETGRRAPHALPGGLTLALATSLGTLNRLTGREDVANRAGAEVLVQGDKARVSSDRARRELGVEFRPAADTLHDEAAWYRAEGLL; translated from the coding sequence ATGAATGACCCCGTCCTCGTCACCGGGGCCACCGGCCTCCTCGGCTCGTCGGTGGTGCGCCGGCTCGTCGAGCACGGCCGGCCCGTCACCGTGCTTACCCGGGACGGCGAGCGCGCCGCCCGCCTCCTGCCGCCCGAGGTGCGGGTCGTCGTCGGCGACACCGTCGACCCGGACGTGTGGGACAAGGTCCTGCCCGACGTTAGGTCGGTGGTGCACGCCGCCGCGTACTTCCGGGAGTTCTACCTGCCGGGCGCCGACCCGCGGCTCCTGTACGAGACCAACGTGACGGCGCTCGGGCGCCTCCTGGCCGTGGCCGAGCGGCACGACATCCGCACCGTCGTGCACGTGAGCTCCACCGCGGCGCTCGCCAAGGGCGAGGTGTCGGCACCCGCCGATGAGCAGTCGCCCCCGCCCGCCGACGCCGTGAACGGGTACGCGGCCAGCAAGGTCGCCGCCGAGGCGGTCGTCCAGGCGCACGTGGCGCACGGGCGCGGCCCCTCGGTCCCGCTCGTCCTCCCCGGCTGGATGTGGGGCCCCGGCGACAGCGGCCCGACGTCGTCGGGCCGGCTCTTCCTGTCGATCGCCCGAGGTGAGCTGCCCGTCCTGCCCGACGTCGGCAACAGCATGGTCGACGCACGCGACGTCGCCGAGATCTGCGTCCGTGTGCTCGACATGGGGGTCAGCGGCCGTCGGTACGTCGCCGCCGGCAGGTGGGAGCGCCTGCGCGACCTCGCCGCAGTGATCGCGAGCGAGACGGGGCGCCGCGCCCCGCACGCCCTGCCCGGCGGGCTCACGCTCGCCCTCGCGACCTCCCTCGGCACCCTCAACCGCCTGACGGGCCGCGAGGACGTCGCAAACCGGGCCGGAGCCGAGGTCCTCGTGCAGGGCGACAAGGCGCGCGTCAGCTCCGACCGGGCGCGGCGGGAGCTGGGCGTCGAGTTCCGGCCGGCTGCTGACACCCTCCACGACGAGGCCGCCTGGTACCGGGCGGAGGGGCTCCTGTGA
- a CDS encoding MarR family winged helix-turn-helix transcriptional regulator: MGISEQTPLSQTIGYRLIKVGEMVMETAEQVLAPTGIKPRHFNVLSTLSVDATLSQRELSTALGIDPNVMVDLIDELERQGFARRERSPVDRRRHIVVVTPKGKAVLTKAQAAVNEAEERVLGVLTSDQRQVLFEAAGVLLGLAPVPRAG, translated from the coding sequence GTGGGAATCTCAGAACAAACGCCGCTGTCACAGACCATCGGATACCGCCTGATCAAGGTGGGCGAGATGGTCATGGAGACGGCCGAGCAGGTACTGGCACCGACAGGGATCAAGCCGAGGCACTTCAACGTGCTCTCCACCCTCTCGGTCGACGCGACCCTGTCCCAGCGCGAGCTGAGCACGGCGCTGGGGATCGACCCGAACGTGATGGTCGACCTCATCGACGAGCTCGAGCGACAGGGCTTCGCCCGACGTGAGCGGAGCCCGGTCGACCGCCGTCGCCACATCGTGGTGGTCACCCCGAAGGGGAAGGCGGTGCTCACGAAGGCCCAGGCCGCGGTCAACGAAGCCGAGGAACGGGTCCTCGGCGTGCTGACCTCGGACCAGCGTCAGGTCCTCTTCGAGGCC